In Xiphophorus maculatus strain JP 163 A chromosome 18, X_maculatus-5.0-male, whole genome shotgun sequence, a single genomic region encodes these proteins:
- the LOC102217151 gene encoding tubulin beta-4B chain-like isoform X2: MREIVHLQAGQCGNQIGAKFWEVISDEHGIDPTGVYHGDSDLQLDRINVYYNEASGGKYVPRAVLVDLEPGTMDSVRSGPFGQVFRPDNFVFGQSGAGNNWAKGHYTEGAELVDSVLDVVRKEAEGCDCMQGFQLTHSLGGGTGSGMGTLLISKIREEYPDRIMNTFSVVPSPKVSDTVVEPYNATLSVHQLVENTDETYCIDNEALYDICFRTLKLTTPTYGDLNHLVSATMSGVTTCLRYPGQLNADLRKLAVNMVPFPRLHFFMPGFAPLTSRGSQQYRALTVPELTLQMFDAKNMMAACDPRHGRYLTVAAIFRGRMSMKEVDEQMLNVQNKNSSYFVEWIPNNVKTAVCDIPPRGLKMSSTFIGNSTAIQELFKRISEQFTAMFRRKAFLHWYTGEGMDEMEFTEAESNMNDLVSEYQQYQDATAEEEGEFEEEGEEDA, translated from the exons TTCTGGGAGGTAATAAGTGATGAACATGGCATCGATCCAACCGGGGTATACCACGGAGACAGCGACTTACAGCTGGACCGGATCAACGTTTATTACAACGAGGCATCAG GTGGAAAATATGTCCCTCGTGCGGTGTTGGTTGACTTGGAGCCAGGCACAATGGACTCTGTGAGGTCTGGTCCTTTTGGGCAGGTGTTTAGACctgacaattttgtttttg GCCAGAGTGGCGCTGGTAATAACTGGGCTAAAGGCCACTACACGGAAGGAGCTGAGCTGGTGGACTCTGTCCTGGATGTGGTGAGAAAAGAGGCAGAGGGCTGCGACTGCATGCAGGGCTTCCAGCTCACCCACTCCCTGGGAGGAGGCACCGGCTCTGGCATGGGCACACTCCTCATCAGCAAGATCCGGGAGGAGTACCCAGACCGCATCATGAACACTTTCAGTGTTGTGCCATCGCCTAAG GTGTCAGACACTGTGGTGGAGCCCTATAATGCCACCCTCTCTGTCCATCAGCTGGTTGAAAACACTGATGAGACCTACTGCATTGACAATGAGGCGCTGTATGACATCTGCTTCCGTACATTAAAACTTACCACCCCTACTTACGGTGATCTGAACCACCTGGTCTCGGCCACCATGAGTGGTGTAACCACCTGTCTACGGTACCCTGGTCAGCTGAACGCTGACTTAAGGAAACTGGCTGTTAACATGGTACCGTTTCCCAGACTGCACTTCTTTATGCCAGGCTTTGCCCCCCTGACGAGCCGAGGCAGCCAGCAGTACAG GGCCCTGACAGTTCCTGAACTCACCCTACAGATGTTTGATGCCAAGAACATGATGGCAGCTTGTGATCCACGCCATGGCCGTTACCTCACAGTCGCCGCCATCTTCCGAGGCCGGATGTCCATGAAGGAGGTGGATGAGCAGATGCTGAACGTGCAGAACAAGAACAGCAGCTACTTTGTAGAGTGGATTCCAAACAATGTAAAGACAGCCGTCTGCGACATCCCCCCGCGTGGACTCAAGATGTCCTCTACGTTCATCGGAAACAGCACAGCCATTCAAGAGCTCTTCAAGCGAATCTCTGAACAGTTCACCGCCATGTTCCGCCGCAAGGCTTTCCTTCACTG GTACACCGGTGAGGGCATGGACGAGATGGAGTTCACTGAGGCGGAGAGCAACATGAATGACTTGGTGTCGGAATATCAGCAGTACCAGGACGCCACcgcagaggaggagggagagttTGAAGAAGAGGGTGAAGAAGATGCCTAA
- the LOC102217151 gene encoding tubulin beta-4B chain-like isoform X1 translates to MREIVHLQAGQCGNQIGAKFWEVISDEHGIDPTGVYHGDSDLQLDRINVYYNEASGGKYVPRAVLVDLEPGTMDSVRSGPFGQVFRPDNFVFGQSGAGNNWAKGHYTEGAELVDSVLDVVRKEAEGCDCMQGFQLTHSLGGGTGSGMGTLLISKIREEYPDRIMNTFSVVPSPKVSDTVVEPYNATLSVHQLVENTDETYCIDNEALYDICFRTLKLTTPTYGDLNHLVSATMSGVTTCLRYPGQLNADLRKLAVNMVPFPRLHFFMPGFAPLTSRGSQQYRALTVPELTLQMFDAKNMMAACDPRHGRYLTVAAIFRGRMSMKEVDEQMLNVQNKNSSYFVEWIPNNVKTAVCDIPPRGLKMSSTFIGNSTAIQELFKRISEQFTAMFRRKAFLHWYTGEGMDEMEFTEAESNMNDLVSEYQQYQDATAEEEGEFEEEGEEDA, encoded by the exons ATGAGGGAAATTGTTCATCTTCAAGCAGGCCAATGCGGCAACCAGATTGGAGCAAAG TTCTGGGAGGTAATAAGTGATGAACATGGCATCGATCCAACCGGGGTATACCACGGAGACAGCGACTTACAGCTGGACCGGATCAACGTTTATTACAACGAGGCATCAG GTGGAAAATATGTCCCTCGTGCGGTGTTGGTTGACTTGGAGCCAGGCACAATGGACTCTGTGAGGTCTGGTCCTTTTGGGCAGGTGTTTAGACctgacaattttgtttttg GCCAGAGTGGCGCTGGTAATAACTGGGCTAAAGGCCACTACACGGAAGGAGCTGAGCTGGTGGACTCTGTCCTGGATGTGGTGAGAAAAGAGGCAGAGGGCTGCGACTGCATGCAGGGCTTCCAGCTCACCCACTCCCTGGGAGGAGGCACCGGCTCTGGCATGGGCACACTCCTCATCAGCAAGATCCGGGAGGAGTACCCAGACCGCATCATGAACACTTTCAGTGTTGTGCCATCGCCTAAG GTGTCAGACACTGTGGTGGAGCCCTATAATGCCACCCTCTCTGTCCATCAGCTGGTTGAAAACACTGATGAGACCTACTGCATTGACAATGAGGCGCTGTATGACATCTGCTTCCGTACATTAAAACTTACCACCCCTACTTACGGTGATCTGAACCACCTGGTCTCGGCCACCATGAGTGGTGTAACCACCTGTCTACGGTACCCTGGTCAGCTGAACGCTGACTTAAGGAAACTGGCTGTTAACATGGTACCGTTTCCCAGACTGCACTTCTTTATGCCAGGCTTTGCCCCCCTGACGAGCCGAGGCAGCCAGCAGTACAG GGCCCTGACAGTTCCTGAACTCACCCTACAGATGTTTGATGCCAAGAACATGATGGCAGCTTGTGATCCACGCCATGGCCGTTACCTCACAGTCGCCGCCATCTTCCGAGGCCGGATGTCCATGAAGGAGGTGGATGAGCAGATGCTGAACGTGCAGAACAAGAACAGCAGCTACTTTGTAGAGTGGATTCCAAACAATGTAAAGACAGCCGTCTGCGACATCCCCCCGCGTGGACTCAAGATGTCCTCTACGTTCATCGGAAACAGCACAGCCATTCAAGAGCTCTTCAAGCGAATCTCTGAACAGTTCACCGCCATGTTCCGCCGCAAGGCTTTCCTTCACTG GTACACCGGTGAGGGCATGGACGAGATGGAGTTCACTGAGGCGGAGAGCAACATGAATGACTTGGTGTCGGAATATCAGCAGTACCAGGACGCCACcgcagaggaggagggagagttTGAAGAAGAGGGTGAAGAAGATGCCTAA
- the rab30 gene encoding ras-related protein Rab-30: MSMEDYDYLFKIVLIGNAGVGKTCLVRRFTQGLFPPGQGATIGVDFMIKTVEINGEKVKLQIWDTAGQERFRSITQSYYRSANALILTYDITCEDSFRCLPEWLKEIEQYANNQVVTILVGNKIDLADKREVLRQRAEDFAQAQSMLYLETSAKESDNVEKLFLDLACELIREAKQNKLDNNDTAPMPGEGKTISYLNCCSLN, from the exons ATGAGCATGGAAGATTATGACTACCTGTTCAAAATAGTTCTCATAGGAAATGCTGGAGTTGGAAAGACATGTCTCGTCCGGCGCTTTACTCAG GGGCTTTTCCCACCTGGACAAGGGGCTACTATTGGAGTGGATTTCATGATTAAAACTGTGGAAATCAATGGGGAGAAGGTCAAG ttGCAGATATGGGATACAGCTGGACAGGAGAGATTTCGCTCCATTACTCAGAGTTACTACCGTAGTGCCAACGCCCTTATCCTCACATATGACATTACCTGTGAGGACTCCTTTCGGTGCCTTCCAGAGTGGCTGAAGGAGATTGAGCAGTATGCCAACAACCAAGTGGTGACTATATTAGTCG gtaataaaatagATCTGGCAGACAAGAGAGAGGTTCTCAGGCAGAGGGCCGAAGACTTCGCTCAGGCTCAGAGCATGCTCTATCTGGAGACGTCGGCCAAAGAGTCCGACAACGTCGAGAAACTCTTCCTTGACCTGGCGTGCGAACTCATTCGAGAAGCCAAGCAGAACAAGCTCGACAACAATGACACTGCCCCAATGCCCGGTGAGGGTAAAACCATCAGTTATTTGAACTGCTGCAGCCTCAATTAA